Genomic segment of Triticum aestivum cultivar Chinese Spring chromosome 6A, IWGSC CS RefSeq v2.1, whole genome shotgun sequence:
AGGTTAGATGTACTAGTAAGGTAGTAAcacatcaaatccatggaccaaaatgAACAAACTCTCACAAGAACCAATAAATTGCAAGAAATTGAATGAGGCTGTTTTTGTGGGGATTCTAAAATTGGGCTAGAAAGTGAGCGAGAGGGGCTCGTAATCAATGAAAGCTCATGATACCAAATGATGTAAGACCAAGTCTGAATTTACGCCCAACCTTAACAATTTGGAGATGAACAAGGAGAAAAAACACAAATGGCTCAAGGATCACAAGGGGATTAACTAGATTGAACAAGTACCATTACACATGTGCTCTCCAAACATCCAAACAAAGGTACACATAGATCCACAAGCAAGAAAAGTAGAAGTAAAAAGGACAAATTCTTCCCAAATCTCTAAACAGATGGGGCCTTAAGAGATGTTCTTCTCCAAACCCTAGAGAGAGAGGAGTTCATGATGATCCAATTGGTGAACCATTCTCCCTTAAGAGGTCTTCATCCTCTAGGAGGAGATATGATGAGCAAGAATCTCTCAAGGTTTAGGTATATGCTTTGCTAACCCTAATGAGAGTCCATggtagagtatatatagtctagagcaaAAGAGGGAGGTAGGAGAGGGAAACATGGCCTCATGGCCTGATTTGCACGTAGACAGGGGTCGAACGTCTAGGGATATGCCAGACATCCGGGTTGGAGGCCTCCGGGTATTATACGATAGGGATACAGGAGATACACAAACATGTTTCAGAATCGTGCCGCAGATCAAGACCCAGAATCTGTGTGCCACAAATTGCCTCCCCCACACGAGGGGTTACCAACTAAAGTTGCATTAAGTGTTGTAGAGCTCCATTGCACAAATAATGACCACTAAGAGGGATCTCATGCACACAATGGCAATAATGAAACTTTTCAAAATTTCAATGGATTCTAGTTTTCGCTGGATATATTGCATACATATAAGTGTGTGACTAGGAAGTGATTTGCACACATACACATACACAATCTTTCCCCAACCGTTCCACACTCGACCAAAGAAACTACCCGTTCCCTCAAAAAGGGCAACCTATTCAATGAAAGGCCGACCGACGCAGGCATTAGATTGGTCACCCTGTATATCGTCCGATCACCTAGGCATCAACCGTTGGATCCTACATAAATGTCTTCCTTCCGTCCCTTCGGATTCAATCAAAAAGGCAGGTGAAAAAATTGTCCCCGTGCCCGCGGAAGCTCGTCGTCACTGGCTGTCCCCACGTACGTAACGCACCCACCAATCTCGTTACTACATACCTTGCTTGGCCGCTCCTAGCAGTAGCAGCCTTGCCATAACACCTCGCCTCACTACTGTTTCTAGCACCACACTTTGTCGGTCCTAGGAACcatgtcgccattgcaacaccTCGCCTCACTGGTTCCAAACCACACCTCGGCAACATCATAGCCATCCACTCCCTAGCATCGATGTCGGCAGCTCCCAGCATCCCCGCTTGGGGTTCCAGCATCGACGCGGGCCGTTTAAAGCGCCCCCACTCGGGGTTGCATCATCCTAACTGGCCAATTCCATCATCGACGGTGGCCGTCCCCACATCACTTGTCGCACCATTTAAAGCGGGCTCCGGCCACCCCTGGCAGCATTGATTCGCGTGGGGGTCACGTGCTCTCGCCCTGGTTGCCTTGGAGAAAAAGCAGAGCTCGGGGAGGAAAAAAGCAGGAGCGCCTTGTCATGGCAGTCCCTAGCTTGTGGCAGTAGGCAACGATGGTCAGGGTGTCTAGCAGAAGCGCTGCAAATCGATACCCACTTGCTACGGTGTTGGTGAGGGAGGGAAGGTGAAGTCGGGCATGCAGAAAACATTTTTGAGAAAAATCGAGAGGGTAAGGCTGGGGAAGAGATTGGTGTGTGCCGGAAAAACACGTGGCATAAAAGACGCATGGGTGTGGGATCTTGCGTAGATCAGATAGCGCGCGTGCAACCGGCGTGAGCGCCAAGCTGGTCGGCCGATCAAGATCTTTTTCCTCCGTTCTCCCCTTGTAAAGTAATATAAGACGTTCTACATCACTACAGAATGCAATATACCCAAAGCCGAGGGACCTCTCCGCCAGCCTAGAACATTAGGgaagttgagcctccgcctccaCCCCCAAAACTCAAGGGGCGCAAAAAATGGAACCGAGCCCCCCAACGGACGGCAGCAGCCAGTAGCGAAAACCAGTAGAGCGGCCGCGGCCGCGCCTACCTTCGCTCCACCCCATCCCATTTCCCCTCCTCTATTCCAACCGCCTTCCTTCCACCTCAGGTTTCCTTCGGCTCAAAAAAATGGCGGACTCGCAGGTGAATTTCCGCTTCCAAAACCGAAACCTCCCGCCGCCGGCGCCATCGTAGTCTGCTTCGCGCTGACGGGGTGTTTTTTGTGTGCGCAGGTGGAGGGGCTGCGGAAGGCGTACGCGGCAATCATGCTAAATATGGCCAAGGAGTCGGCGGCGCGGGTGCTGGCGGCGGAGCGGAGCGTGGCCGTGCTGACTGGAGGGATTGCGGCGGCcaaggaggatggcgtcgcggctcTCGTCCGGCTGAAGAATATCATGAAGGACAGGGTACGACTGCCCCCCCGTTCGAATCGCTTGCTTTGATTTACTTTGGTTGGATGGATGATTGGGTCGGTGGTTGCGTTCGAGTTGAGTTGTTTTTGCCGATGTGTGAGCGTACGGGAAGTTTGGAGTTCGGGTGTTTGAGAGTATGCGCGTTTTAGGGCAGGTTTTGGGAACCGATTGCTTAGGTTGTCCTTCGGAATTCTTCTGGTTTCTGTTCGCGAGATGTTGACGGTGCAAATCCCAAACCATGTTTGTCCGATGTGCCTGCCGTTTGGAGCTTGTTTGAGAGGGTATGTTCTCGCCTTGTTAACAGATTAGGGAAGCTGGAGCCTGGCGCGATTTCGTGCTTATACTTCATCCACTCTTGATGGAATTTAGACATTTGAAAGGGGATTTTCTCTATCTGATTGGATTGCCGCGGGCTTCCAGACATGGGAAGGTTCTCTTGCTCTTCAGACAATCGGCAGGTTGCTCGAGTAGGACATGAGCATTAAGAAACCTTGTGATTTAGTTTCTCCAAATCCGTTTACTGTTACAACTTTTTTGTGATATGAGGCAAATTTGGCAATTTGTAAGCTCATAAATCGGATGGCATATTGATGATATGCCGCATAGACTACAATATTACCGATCTGCTTTACCAGTCCTTGTACTTGTTCACGTAGTAATTTTGTGATCTGTTCAGATTGTTGTGGTGAAACCATGAAAGGGATGAATAACTTAATTTCTTATAGCAATTTACTTTAACTGTTTGAAAAGCTGAAGTATTTTACAGGCAGTGGCACTTCAATGTTGGTGAATATAGTTCCCTAAATCCCGTCCCATTTTTTTCAAGTGATCTTGCAGATTGAATTTCATTTTTTTATGATCGTTGCCTAGTAGCATAGAACCTTTGAAAAGGCCCCTTCTTGTTCTAGGCAAATGCAACCATGGTTGTAAAAGGCATTCTTGAATTTAGGCTTGCAACTTGAAGGCCACGACAACTAATCCTGATCTTCTACCCAAACCATGGATAACTCTGAGTCACTGCTAAGAAGCAATGAGCGCACAAGTATCTATTCATTGTCACGTTTAAGAATAGAAGACAAACGTGGTTCATACTATTTCCGCAATCCCCCTTTTACAAATCAACCTAGCTTATGTCTCCCTACTCTTATTTTCCTAGTACTACTTGGTGATTTTAGTCTGTCTACTATCTCCGCGGTCTTGTTTTTTATAATGTGTATAATTTTTGTATTTTATTATGCTATTTGTTTGTTACCTTTTCTTATTTCTTCTCAAGTTCTAGTTAATTGTTTTGACTATTGTAGTTGAATAAAGATTGATATGCCACATGCTTGCACTTTTTCATTACTCCGGGAGGAATATATGGACACTCAGCTAGTACTCGTAAACAAAAATGAATGCTTTCCCTCTTTAATAAATTTTCATTTCATAGAAACCCAAACCTCTTGCCTAGGGTACATGTATAGCACATGTCGATTGGCCAAACCAACCCTGCCAGAGTTACAATTTACAAGTGTCTAGGGTTGATGACTGGTTGTGATCTTCACCTATGAATCCTTATTGACAGTTGTATGGGCTTGCTGATGGTTGCAGTGTCCATTGATGTATGCCTGTGCGGTATTTCTGTCGAATCACTATGTGGCAATGCCAATCATGTGGGGGGATGTTATATTCACATGTTAAGGCCATCGTGCTTGTTCTACTATCTATTGCCAGGATGATATCCTGAATTCCTCCACTGATCTTCTCCAATCATTGCTGGGGTTCTATAAATAATAACATTAAGTTATTCGAGTTATGTTGTAGTTATCTTCCATTCATATTGTATGTCAATAATTACTCTTCCATCAGCGCAGTGAGTAAATCGCTCAGACAGATGGAGAATACTATCTTACATGTGTTGCATTGCCTAGCTTCAGCTAATCGAACGAATCTCCTATATTTTCTAGTGTTCCCTATAAAAATAACACAAGGAGGGTGAGCTAGCTCCCCAACATCCACAGTTGATCCGACCAGTTACACAAGGGCTGCATGCATGCCACATTTTATAGAATCAAGTCTTAATCATACTGACAAGTTGAATAGAATGATTTGCACCAGTCAATTGGATTGATACGCCATCAGCTGTTGATGCTGATTTTTGTTTAAAGAATGTTTGCAACTGCACCAATACTTGTCCAGTTAATTTAGCTTTCATTTGCTCAAATATGATTACATTTTTAACTAGTTGTAGCCTTTTTAATTGTCTCAGTTTTAAGTTATGCATGTTTGAAACTTTTTTTCATGTTCACAGATGAAGCAGGTGGAATTGCAATCTTTGGCACATGTTAGAAAGATCAGTGAACTTCAGGAGCAATTACATGATGCTCGAAATACTGTGGCATCCCTTCAAGTTGAGCTGCAGAGAGCAAATACCGAATTGGAGGAGACACGGAAAACTTTAGCAGAGGAAAGAATGAATATCCTTCCAACCTGTGGTAAGATTGGTTCAAATAAAAGCAAGATCTCTCGTTCTAAGGTGCATCTCCAAAATAGAAGTTTGTCATCAAAGGACAAAAATACCGTTTGCCGCGTTTCCAGTGACGCCAAGGAAAATGGAGCTGTTGTAAACATGGAAAACCTGTATCATCGTGGTACTGATATGTCATCATTTATAGCAAGAAATAAGAAACGTGAGTTGTATCGTAATGGGTGTACACAGCGCATTCGCGCTCTTAAACAGCGGGATCCTGCTGCAGACTCCTCTAAACAAAGCAGCAAGGAGGCTAGTGCGTCGAATAACCATTCAAAGACTGGAAAGAGCGATAGTGTTAGGAGCACTAGACAGACGAGATCCACCATCGAACAGATACTTCAAACAAAGTTTCTGGCGAACTGCAAGCGCAAGAGAGGTCAACGAAGCAGGCCTGGTTATAAGCATGATAGTTCTGATGTGCATGTtaaaacagaagataaatcatctGGCACCTCTGATGAAAACGGGTGTTTGCTGCTTCTTCAGGCACTCGAACATGATCTTTCACCTCCAGATTTGTTTTCCGGACATAGTGGTGAGGGGTTAACTGATTTGAAGGACGATTTGTTGATGGGTGGGAAGGTTGCTGACTTCAATTCTTGCATGGCCTCCCCTGGCCCAATAGATGCACATGCAATCAGCAACATGCGAGCGACAAGGAGAAAAAGATCTAAGATGGTTAGGGTTTTTGAAGCTGGTTGTTCTGAGTCCAAAAGTGTTCCAGGTAACAATCTGCTAAGATCAACCAATGAGGATACCATTTTTGAGAATGGGCAGAGCTCTGAAAGGATAGATGATCACTCTGATACATCTGCCATAAATAATGCTTCCGTTTTAAGTGATGTGACTAAAATTCTGATTCATTCGAGTGGTGCCAATAATGATCAATTTCAGTCTGGGGGCAGCTCCCCACTAGTATTTCAGTCAACCAAAAGTCAAGTTGATGGTGAAGGTACCTATTAGAAACCTTGTGTGTTTACATGAAATACCTTTTTTATGTAGATTGAACTCTAACTAGCCTAAAATTATGCAGGTGAATTACGAGCGAAGCATCCTGACTGCAGAACACCGGAGAATAATTCAGCAAAAAGGAAAGAAGTTAAAGTGGATGAAAGTTGCAATTTAACTTCAGACAGAGCTGATCATTTAATCATCAGCTCCTTGGAGAAAGAACAAAACGCGAAAGCAGCATCCGGTGTTTCCATGCAACCTGAAGGTGTGAGATGTATCAAATACACATTCAATCGCAGGAAACGGAAGAATGTGTCTTTGAACAGCAGCAGTCTGGTTAGTCTAGCTGACAAACAAGAGTCTCAGGCAAAGCCTGAGACACAAAATCACTTCGTAGAATCACCTAAAGGCGACAACCAACTAGCCCATGTTGCCCAACAGGTCTGTTATTTTATTTTCTGTGTGCTGCACGTCCACTTACGATGCATTATATGTATCCAAGTGTTTGACAAATCTTGTTTTGCAGCTCATTTTGTTGTCAGAGCTGAAGTGGTAAGAATTTTGCAATGCATAAACCTGAAAGGCCGGATGGGTTCAGTGCAATGATGGTTAAGAGATATGCTTCAATAAGTGATGCAATAGATTCTTCAACGGACGAGAAACTACATCTGgtggcaagcagcagcagcagcagcagagcagtCAAGAAATCTGGATCATAGTttagcatgcaacaaagagtgacTTAACATATACCTCAGCCAGTTGTTATTTTAGAAGAATGTACAAATTAGGTAATGAATTTGGAACTGTTATTTAGTAGATGTTGAATTGAAACTATTGGTTTATAAGCAGGTGATTATTTTTGAATTATTATGTGGGGTCATCGGAAACTCGATCGGGAAAGGATTGCTTTCTGGAGCAAAAAAGCGGTTCTCCGAAGTTGAAAGCAGCCTCTATTCCCGAGCCTTGGTGGTGTTGGGATTTCATAAAAGATAAAATTGGTTTGGCGCGTGCGGAAGACAATGAAGTTTTTTCTTTAATATAATGTAGTGTTTTGGTGGACCCCTTGTGATAATGGTTCTATGGTACTTTCTAATTGTTGAATGTATGGTTTTGCATGTATATTGTATATCTCAGCCCACCTTTTAGTCTTTGTATAGTAGAGGTCGAGGCCCACATTGTATATCATATATACGTGCATATGCACCCGATCAATGTTATTGTGTGTTGCATTGCCAAACCTATCTCTCTACATGGTATCATACCTTCAATCCTACCCTAACCCTTAGCCGCCGTCGGCGCCGCGTCTTTCCCAAGCCGTCGCCGCCCCCACCCTAGCTTCCGCCCCTACCTTCAAAACCCTAACCTCGGCGTCGCTATTGCACCCATCGCCGTTGCTGTCCCCTGTCCTCCCGCACCGCACCCGCCGTCCCTTGCCCTCCTGCATCGCAGCCGCCGCGCCTGCACTACAGCCGCCGCGCTATCCCACCCCGCTGTCGCTGCCCTCCCTCACAGCCGCGGCAATCCCTCCCGCCGCTCATGTTCTCCATAGCCGCCGCACCTCCCTCCCTCTCGCCGCATCATGTCGTCCCCCGGCTCCTCCATCTCCCGCACCAATCCGTTCGTCGGTCCCGATCCCATTCTCATCCGCGACCTCAACATCCTTGGTCGTGTTCCCGTCATCCTCGATCACAATACCTCCACCTACTATGCCTGAAAAACATATTTTTTCTCTTGTCTTCCGTGAGTACAATCTCCGGGATTACGTCGGCTCCGTGGACTCCAACCTCATGGTGAACGATGACGAGTGGATGACCATCGATGCCACTCTCATCCGCtggttctacaccaccatctcgaaggaTCTTTCCCACACGATGGTCTctgatgaggatgatgatcatgCCGTTTGGAcgaagctcaacggcctcttcaccgacaacaagcttcagcgcAAGGTTTTCTTGCACAACGAGTTTTTTAGGTGTCAGCAGCATGACTCGTCTATTGACGACTtctgcatgcgcctcaagaagctctCTGATGAGCTCCGTGATCTCGACGAGAAGGTTTCCACTGAGCTTCTTCTTAGTACTCTCCCCGCCGGCCTGAACGAGGAGTTCGGAATGCtacctccaacctcaccctcatcccaACCTGACGTTCCCCAAGGTTGTGGCGTACCTGAAACTGGAGAAGCGACGGATGCAGATGACGCGTACTCGGGCTACCCACACCACCCTCGCTGCGGGGACATCTCGCGGTGGTGCCCCGCATCCGCCACCGCCGGGCTACCCCCTACCGCCACCGCCGGTCCAGTAGGTGCCCACTGCCGATCGCCGCCGAGGCGGTCGCAAGCCGCAGCCGGCGGGTACCCAGGGAGGGGCACCccgccaacagcagcagcagcagtaccaGCTGGCACCATGGTACGCCGGGCAGAACCCATGGACGGGTGTTGTCCACACGTATTCTATGCCGGTCCCGCTCGCTCCCGTCCCCGGCCACTTCGGCGCTCATATGGCGACTCACCAGGCACTGCATGCTGCCCCGCAGCAGTACGTGCCTCCGCTGCCCTATGGCTATCTGGCGCCCTATGGACCGCTGCCTCAGGTAGGCGGTCTCCCTCCGCTGCTCTCGGCACTACCACCGCAACCGCAGCCGCATCCGTCGGCACCGGCGCTCCCTCCAACGCCCTGGGATCCTTCTTTACTAGCAGCACTGCACTCCGCTCCTGTGTCTACCTTGGGGCCTCACTGATCTCttggtcgtccaagcgacaactCATGGTTTCCCGCTCGagcgccgaggcagagtatcgggCAGTGGCTAACGCCGTCGCCGAATGCTCCTAGCTTCTCAActtctccaggagttgctttgtgatgttcacaaggccacgctTGTGTACTGCGACAACATCTCTGCCAACCCAGTTCATCATCGCcgcacgaagcatattgagctcgttCACTTCGTTCGCGAGCAAGTGGCCCTTGGGCGCTTTCGGGTTCTCCACGTCCCGACGGCGCAACAGTTcgctgatgtgatgactaagggatttCCTACTCCCGTCTTTGAGGAGTTTAGGTCCAGTCTCcgcgtctccggcgacgcttcgactgcatagggggggggggcggtgttgaatatatggttttGCATGTATATTGTATATCTTGGCGCACCCCCTAGTCTTTGTATAGTAGAGGTCGAGGCCCACATTGTACACCATATATACGTGCATATGCGCCCGATCAATGTTATTGTGTGTTGCATTGCCAAACCTATCTCTCTACACTAATCAATCCACACGGGTGGCGAAGTTTCTTACGTTGGCGGTTGTGTACTATGTTTCAACAAGAGGACTTTCTGTTCACATCATGCAGCAAAGGCGCGTCCGATGAAGAAGACGAGAGTTCCCATCACTTAGGGCTACTCCAACCGACCGACCCATTTCATTCGGTTATGTCGTTGAGTCCGCGAGGCCAAAATCACGTCCTAACGCGTAGGCGCAAAGACATTCTTTGTCCGTAATTAGGTCGGATTTGCATCCACACTGACACGACATGGATGCATCGCGTGTCCGCTTGATGTCCGGCTTGAGTCCGCATGCCAGCTTGTAACagcccgagaccgatgctccagacgccTTTCATGTTCTTCGTTGTCgtcatgtgttttatttgtttgttgcattcatcatgtgcattgcattcacatGTTTTCATAGAACTTGCATCCACtagtagttgccgcttcttccttatCTCGGTCGACCTTCTCTCAAATCAACCAGACCGCTCTCTTCACTCTCTTTTCTGAGCCCATCaaaccccttgccttcgttgaccgtttcgagaccaaccgaGTTTTCTGAGTCCCTCTTGTCTAgccgtttgaccctctctacactttaCTCAGACCCCTTGCGCACGTCCGAAAGTTGTCCTGAATCCGACCTGAGCAGtcatgaccgatgggtccggatcaccCCGAAACATCCCTAAGATATCTTTGGTTTCTTTTTTTGGACTCTCTACCTATTTTTTCCGGAGACGTCCAATCGTGATCGGATGACCCAATAACTACCTCAAGCTAACCCCTTTCTATAAATAGACCCTAACCCTAAAGTTTAGGATTAATGTCCCATCCATccgtgtccgccgccgccactgTTCTCTCAGGATCCATCCCGAGCCAACCACCTCTCCAGATCCATCCACCAACCAGCGCGCCTCCTACCCTGAGCTCCTCTCATGCTCCTCCCATGGCGCCCTTGTTCCCAAGAACCTCGACCCCGCCACCACGTCCGCGCCGCCCGCTGGAGCAGACCAGCAGCTCCACCGCTCCTGCCCCATCTCTCCTTCCTTCGCCTGCCTTCTTCTCCCTTCTCCTCTACTCCTCACTTTCCCTCTCTGTCTCTCGCAGGAGCACCCAGCCGGAGCCCCCGCAACCTCAAGCCGCCAGTTCCTCTGACAGGAACAGGCTATGACTGTCAACTAGTTTTCAGGAAAACAAGGAAAAAATCACTCAATTCAGCGGAAGAATTTGGGATTGCTTCAAGAGGGATCTGAATACAAGAGCTAGGGTTCGCCAGCCGGGACACGGCGGCTTCAAGGGCCAAGCCCAATCATCCAGAATGCCCCTCTCCACAAGCCGGAGGAGGGGTTAAAAAGAGGTTCAGAAAGAAAAAGGTAGAAAGCGACAGGGACCATTTACAGCGACTGTGTCCCATTCAAGGTAAACGAAGGCGCGTGCATCACAACCGTCCATCTTGAGATCTGGAGATCGACGGTGGCTAATCTCGCAGTTGTCTTGACAGCTACAGGCCTGACAATTCCCCCGGACTGAGAACAGACTTGCCCTCAAGGCTGGAAACTAGGAAAAACCTTCTGTATGAGCGCTGCATCTTCCCAAGTGGCATTTTCCCTTGGCAGATTGAGCCATTTGATGCGCCATTGTACCACCGGAATGCTGATGTCTCCTTATACTCGTGGAATCAACTTTCTTTCGAGGACAGCTTCAGGTTGGATTAAGATATGACCTTGTTCATCCAATAGTGGAAGCTTGGGGTTTGGTATGGCTTCAGGGCCTATGTGCTTCTTCAGTTGGCTGACATGGAATGTTGGATGGAGTTGGCAGTCATCTGGTAGCAGTAGTCTGTAGGCAACTGACCCCACTTTCTCCATGCCTCTGAAGGGGCCATAGTACTTGGAATGTAGCTTTAAGTGTTTATGGATGCTCAAGCTTGTGTGTCTGTAGGGCTGTAATTTGACATAGACCATGTCTGCTACCTCCAAGTGTTTATCATACCTTTTTCTATCAGCAAAGAATTTCATTCTCTCCTGTGCTTTGATTAAGTTTTGCTTGATCTGTTGTGCAATACTGTTTCTGTCCAACTCAGCTTGATGGTCATCTCCTTCAACTGGGGGGAGCATTAATTCAGCAATCTGAGGAGGGGCCCTAGCATATAGTGCTTGGAATGGTGTCATCTTGAGAGAAGTGTGAAAGGTTGTGTTGTACCACCATTCAGCCATGGAAAGCCATTTGTGCCATTTCCTGGGATGAGCAAAAGCCATACACCTCAAATAATTCTCCAAGCATTGGTTTACTCGCTCTGTTTGGCCATCCGTTTGTGGATGATATGATGTGCTCATGTGTAGTTTCACTCCCATGTTGGTGAACAACTTTTGCCAAAGATTGCTGGTAAATATCCTGTCTCTATCAGTGACTATGACACTGGGAAGGCCATGGAGTTTGAAAATATTGTCAGTGAAGGCCTGGGCCACTGTTGGACAGTTATAGGATGTCTCATTGCTATGAAGTGAGCATATTTCGTAAATCTGTCCACCACCACAAGTATCAAATTCTTATGCTCAGATTTGGGAAGGCCTTCAACAAAATCCATGCTGATGTGGGTCCAAGCAAAGTCAGGGACAGGTAGGGGTTGGAGCAACCCAGGGGATGGAAAATGATGGGCTTTGTTGAGTTGGCAAACAGGGCATTGTTGCACAAAAGCTTGTACTTCTTTTCTCATTCCTGGCCAAGTGAATAAGATTTTCAGCCTGTGATAGGTTGATCTTTCACCAGAGTGTCCTCCCAATTCAGAGTTGTGGAAGGAGTTGAGAAGTGATGTCCTTAGTGCATTGTTGTGACCAACCACAATCTTCCCTTTGTATCTCAAAACTCCACTTGTGAGGGTGTAAGGCGGGTGTCCTGTGGGGGTAATTGCAAGCTGAGTGATGAGATCAGAGCACTTGGGATCATTTTTATAGCTGTTTACCACTTCTGTGATCCATGCTGGAATAGCAGTACTAGTTCCCAAAGTCAGAATAGCATGCTTGACTCTAGAGAGGGCATCAGCCACTCTATTTTCTTTGCCCTTTTTGTACTCAACTGTGAATTTGTAGCCCAACAATTTAATGAGGAGCTTATGTTGCACTCCTTCTGTTACTTTCTGTTCTTGGATGTGTCTCAAACTTTGTTGATCAGTTCTGATGATGAGTGAAGAAGAAGCAAAATAGTGTTTCCATTTTTTTATTGCTTTAATAATTGCTAAGGCCTCTTTGTCATAAGTGGACCAGCCAGCTGCTTTGGGTCCCAAGGCCTTACTGATAAATGCAATGGGCTGTCCCT
This window contains:
- the LOC123127469 gene encoding uncharacterized protein; the protein is MADSQVEGLRKAYAAIMLNMAKESAARVLAAERSVAVLTGGIAAAKEDGVAALVRLKNIMKDRMKQVELQSLAHVRKISELQEQLHDARNTVASLQVELQRANTELEETRKTLAEERMNILPTCGKIGSNKSKISRSKVHLQNRSLSSKDKNTVCRVSSDAKENGAVVNMENLYHRGTDMSSFIARNKKRELYRNGCTQRIRALKQRDPAADSSKQSSKEASASNNHSKTGKSDSVRSTRQTRSTIEQILQTKFLANCKRKRGQRSRPGYKHDSSDVHVKTEDKSSGTSDENGCLLLLQALEHDLSPPDLFSGHSGEGLTDLKDDLLMGGKVADFNSCMASPGPIDAHAISNMRATRRKRSKMVRVFEAGCSESKSVPGNNLLRSTNEDTIFENGQSSERIDDHSDTSAINNASVLSDVTKILIHSSGANNDQFQSGGSSPLVFQSTKSQVDGEGELRAKHPDCRTPENNSAKRKEVKVDESCNLTSDRADHLIISSLEKEQNAKAASGVSMQPEGVRCIKYTFNRRKRKNVSLNSSSLVSLADKQESQAKPETQNHFVESPKGDNQLAHVAQQLILLSELKW